The following coding sequences are from one Papilio machaon chromosome 8, ilPapMach1.1, whole genome shotgun sequence window:
- the LOC106720216 gene encoding collagenase, whose product MKLVLVSLCCLGALGALGDLVETYEPLELNYHERIGIPRADALRQAELAADFDGSRIINGSPAALGAYPYMAGQIMTLQSGRESIGGGTLISNTRVLTAAHNLFDGRQMVRHVTVVLGSVRIFSGGTRITSNRMELHANYNTNTFHNDIAIITINWVNYSNTIRNIGLASGSNTYAGAWAWAIGFGKTRDVSAASPDLMHVRVQVITNDACRAAFSTGNFVIASTLCISGATGNICTGDSGGPLVANNLLIGVTSFGAGQCEARRPSGFARVSSFNSWIRARM is encoded by the exons ATGAAGTTAGTGCTAGTGAGTCTGTGCTGCCTGGGGGCGCTGGGCGCGCTGGGGGATCTGGTTGAGACCTACGAGCCCCTGGAGTTGAACTACCACGAGCGTATTGGCATTCCGCGCGCTGACGCCCTCAGGCAGGCGGAGCTCGCGGCTGACTTCGACGGCAGCAGGATCATTAACGGATCGCCGGCCGCACTCGGCGCCTACCCATACATG GCTGGGCAGATAATGACGCTACAGTCCGGGCGAGAGTCGATCGGTGGCGGTACTCTGATAAGCAACACGCGAGTGCTGACCGCGGCGCACAACTTATTCGACGGGCGTCAGATGGTGCGCCACGTAACCGTCGTGCTGGGCTCTGTGCGCATCTTCTCCGGCGGCACCAGGATCACCTCCAACAGAATGGAACTGCACGCTAACTACAACACCAATACCTTTCACAATGATATCGCCATCATCACTATAAACTGGGTCAACTATAGCA acACCATCCGCAACATCGGGCTAGCTTCGGGCAGCAACACGTACGCCGGCGCGTGGGCCTGGGCCATTGGCTTCGGCAAGACTAGGGACG TGTCAGCGGCTAGTCCGGACTTGATGCACGTGCGCGTTCAGGTGATCACCAACGACGCGTGCCGCGCCGCGTTCTCCACTGGCAACTTTGTGATCGCGTCCACGCTCTGCATCAGCGGCGCAACCGGCAACATTTGCACCGGCGACTCCGGCGGCCCGCTTGTCGCCAACAACCTGCTC ATTGGGGTGACGTCATTCGGCGCTGGTCAGTGCGAAGCGCGCCGCCCCTCCGGCTTCGCCCGCGTCAGCTCCTTCAACTCGTGGATCAGAGCGCGCATGTGA